In Rhodamnia argentea isolate NSW1041297 chromosome 11, ASM2092103v1, whole genome shotgun sequence, one genomic interval encodes:
- the LOC115746962 gene encoding protein misato homolog 1 isoform X1, producing the protein MKEIVTVQVGGFANFVGSHFWNFQDELLGLAEDPYADSVFKKQHLDMDVLYRTGETQQGILTYTPRLVSIGFQGSLGSISSHGTLYNHEPTTTSDVTTWTAGVSTHMAERHKKNLFLRSLYEEQDKTTTVDDRTVDRSGPQREYQDKDIVESLEKGVKFWTDFSKVDYHPQSLYELSGLWMDDWEFDNYGIGRDALAHGLREEEISERLRFFVEECDRVQGFQFMVDDSGGFSAVAAELLENIADEYSNTPVLLYALRAPESYVNLGKRKQTILRSLHDAVSFSRLSSYCNLVVPVGLPSLSTSQVSSFFCIEDEKPYHCSAIYAAALHSISLPFRMGSLAPTTDLHYVSGAVDVNDVVQILSGQSRRNKVAILDMAMPAPSLTGNEAGEKLLDYLHPVTPEIAEDVEDLQAVETMTIHGVLGPGGHQASAFEVKDTIHRAYEHATTRPKFCHLSMAHTPLPIPLPFPSIFKNIVGQHGELLENPAAGPSLKGSLDIHSIPMAVRLRSSSAILPYLENRLGYLRRYGVDRGAPGAELVRSWGFEKDELEDFGEALSKMVIELKPHREVSSDSD; encoded by the exons ATGAAAGAAATCGTCACAGTACAGGTCGGAGGTTTTGCTAACTTCGTGGGCTCTCACTTCTGGAACTTCCAG GATGAATTACTAGGACTGGCTGAGGATCCCTATGCCGATTCTGTCTTTAAGAAGCAGCACTTAGATATGGATGTTCTATATCGCACTGGTGAGACACAACAG GGAATTTTGACTTACACTCCCCGTCTGGTTTCCATAGGCTTTCAAG GATCCCTTGGATCTATCAGTTCACATGGTACATTGTACAACCATGAACCGACAACTACATCAGATGTCACTACATG GACTGCTGGTGTATCCACTCATATGGCTGAGCGTCATAAGAAGAATTTGTTCTTGCGGAGTTTGTATGAAGAGCAGGACAAGACAACTACTGTAGATGATAGAACTGTGGATAGGAGTGGACCTCAAAGAGAGTACCAGGATAAGGACATAGTCGAAAGCTTGGAAAAGGGTGTTAAATTCTGGACAGACTTCTCGAAAGTTGATTATCATCCTCAGAGTTTGTATGAATTAAGTGGATTgtggatggatgattgggaatTTGACAATTATGGAATTGGAAGGGATGCCTTAGCTCATGGCTTGCGAGAGGAAGAAATAAGTGAGAGGCTTCGTTTCTTTGTAGAAGAGTGTGACCGTGTTCAG GGTTTCCAATTTATGGTTGATGATTCTGGAGGTTTCTCAGCTGTTGCTGCAGAATTACTGGAGAACATTGCTGATGAATATTCTAACACACCAGTTTTGCTCTATGCACTTCGGGCTCCCGAGTCTTATGTAAACCTTGGAAAGCGGAAGCAAACCATCTTGAGGAGTCTGCATGATGCAGTTTCATTTTCGCGGCTCTCATCTTACTGTAATCTTGTTGTGCCAGTTGGTTTGCCTTCCTTAAGTACAA GTCAAGTATCCTCTTTCTTTTGCATCGAGGACGAGAAGCCATACCACTGTAGTGCCATTTATGCTGCTGCTCTCCACTCTATAAGTTTGCCTTTTAGGATGGGATCCCTTGCACCCACTACCGATCTGCATTATGTGTCTGGTGCTGTGGATGTGAATGATGTCGTACAAATACTATCAGGACAGTCTAGGAGAAATAAGGTGGCTATTCTGGACATGGCAATGCCTGCACCTTCTTTGACCG GGAACGAGGCTGGAGAAAAATTGCTCGACTATTTGCATCCAGTGACGCCTGAGATAGCAGAGGATGTGGAAGACTTGCAGGCTGTGGAAACTATGACCATTCATGGAGTTCTTGGGCCAG GTGGTCATCAAGCATCAGCTTTTGAAGTGAAGGACACAATACATAGGGCATATGAGCACGCCACGACGAGGCCAAAATTCTGCCACTTATCAATGGCTCATACTCCTCTTCCAATTCCCTTGCCATTTCCATCCATCTTTAAGAACATCGTGGGCCAGCATGGGGAGCTTTTGGAGAACCCAGCAGCGGGTCCATCATTGAAAGGTTCGCTGGACATTCATTCGATCCCTATGGCAGTTAGACTCCGTTCCAGCAGTGCAATCCTGCCATACCTGGAAAATAGGCTTGGATATCTGCGAAGGTATGGAGTTGACAGAGGAGCTCCTGGGGCTGAGTTAGTTCGGAGCTGGGGTTTTGAAAAGGATGAGTTGGAAGATTTTGGTGAAGCTCTGTCCAAAATGGTTATCGAACTGAAGCCTCACAGAGAAGTGTCATCCGATTCAGATTGA
- the LOC115746963 gene encoding 50S ribosomal protein L25, producing the protein MAKWWRAASGGLKTAALNSPPPLIRSPNSSYHTIQAIPRECSGSRVASRDRAQGRIPTVVFTQSLLEKSPSARPPSRKYLLTTERKQIKSILNSVRLPFFCSTTFGLQIRAGSGSSTLLESGKVLPIKIHRDEETGKILNLVLVWADEGSKLKIDVPVFFKGEEVCPGLKKGGYLNALRTSLKFTCPSEHIPSKIEVDVSNLDIGDRIFMHDVEFHPSMELLSKNDAIPICKVMSTKSESVEPAEV; encoded by the exons ATGGCCAAGTGGTGGCGCGCCGCCTCCGGCGGCCTCAAGACGGCGGCTCTGAACTCTCCTCCGCCGCTCATTCGGTCGCCGAACTCTTCGTACCACACCATCCAGGCCATTCCTCGAGAGTGCAGCGGAAGCAGGGTCGCGAGCAGGGACAGAGCTCAGGGACGAATTCCCACCGTCGTCTTCACTCAAAGCCTCCTCGAGAAAAGCCCCAGCGCGAGGCCTCCTTCGAGGAAGTACCTGCTGACGACGGAGAGGAAGCAGATCAAGTCCATCCTCAACTCCGTGAGGCTTCCCTTCTTCTGCTCCACGACCTTCGGGCTTCAGATTCGCGCCGGTTCCGGATCGTCCACTCTGCTTGAGTCCGgaaaagttcttccgatcaag ATTCATAGGGATGAGGAGACGGGCAAGATATTGAATTTGGTGCTCGTTTGGGCCGATGAGGGATCAAAGTTGAAGATCGATGTGCCTgtttttttcaaaggagaggaaGTTTGTCCTGGTCTGAAGAAAG GGGGCTATCTGAACGCACTAAGAACCAGTCTAAAGTTTACTTGCCCATCAGAGCACATTCCTTCAAAGATTGAGGTTGATGTCAGCAATCTAGACATTGGAGATAGAATCTTCATGCATGATGTCGAATTTCATCCATCCATGGAGCTTTTGAGCAAGAATGATGCCATTCCAATATGTAAGGTCATGTCGACAAAATCGGAGAGTGTGGAGCCTGCAGAGGTGTAG
- the LOC115746962 gene encoding protein misato homolog 1 isoform X2 produces the protein MKEIVTVQVGGFANFVGSHFWNFQDELLGLAEDPYADSVFKKQHLDMDVLYRTGETQQGILTYTPRLVSIGFQGSLGSISSHGTLYNHEPTTTSDVTTWTAGVSTHMAERHKKNLFLRSLYEEQDKTTTVDDRTVDRSGPQREYQDKDIVESLEKGVKFWTDFSKVDYHPQSLYELSGLWMDDWEFDNYGIGRDALAHGLREEEISERLRFFVEECDRVQGFQFMVDDSGGFSAVAAELLENIADEYSNTPVLLYALRAPESYVNLGKRKQTILRSLHDAVSFSRLSSYCNLVVPVGLPSLSTSQVSSFFCIEDEKPYHCSAIYAAALHSISLPFRMGSLAPTTDLHYVSGAVDVNDVVQILSGQSRRNKVAILDMAMPAPSLTGNEAGEKLLDYLHPVTPEIAEDVEDLQAVETMTIHGVLGPGTVENSCLEACHFVFGGDVSLDTRGRLPMMSHTYIGNPYRWIIS, from the exons ATGAAAGAAATCGTCACAGTACAGGTCGGAGGTTTTGCTAACTTCGTGGGCTCTCACTTCTGGAACTTCCAG GATGAATTACTAGGACTGGCTGAGGATCCCTATGCCGATTCTGTCTTTAAGAAGCAGCACTTAGATATGGATGTTCTATATCGCACTGGTGAGACACAACAG GGAATTTTGACTTACACTCCCCGTCTGGTTTCCATAGGCTTTCAAG GATCCCTTGGATCTATCAGTTCACATGGTACATTGTACAACCATGAACCGACAACTACATCAGATGTCACTACATG GACTGCTGGTGTATCCACTCATATGGCTGAGCGTCATAAGAAGAATTTGTTCTTGCGGAGTTTGTATGAAGAGCAGGACAAGACAACTACTGTAGATGATAGAACTGTGGATAGGAGTGGACCTCAAAGAGAGTACCAGGATAAGGACATAGTCGAAAGCTTGGAAAAGGGTGTTAAATTCTGGACAGACTTCTCGAAAGTTGATTATCATCCTCAGAGTTTGTATGAATTAAGTGGATTgtggatggatgattgggaatTTGACAATTATGGAATTGGAAGGGATGCCTTAGCTCATGGCTTGCGAGAGGAAGAAATAAGTGAGAGGCTTCGTTTCTTTGTAGAAGAGTGTGACCGTGTTCAG GGTTTCCAATTTATGGTTGATGATTCTGGAGGTTTCTCAGCTGTTGCTGCAGAATTACTGGAGAACATTGCTGATGAATATTCTAACACACCAGTTTTGCTCTATGCACTTCGGGCTCCCGAGTCTTATGTAAACCTTGGAAAGCGGAAGCAAACCATCTTGAGGAGTCTGCATGATGCAGTTTCATTTTCGCGGCTCTCATCTTACTGTAATCTTGTTGTGCCAGTTGGTTTGCCTTCCTTAAGTACAA GTCAAGTATCCTCTTTCTTTTGCATCGAGGACGAGAAGCCATACCACTGTAGTGCCATTTATGCTGCTGCTCTCCACTCTATAAGTTTGCCTTTTAGGATGGGATCCCTTGCACCCACTACCGATCTGCATTATGTGTCTGGTGCTGTGGATGTGAATGATGTCGTACAAATACTATCAGGACAGTCTAGGAGAAATAAGGTGGCTATTCTGGACATGGCAATGCCTGCACCTTCTTTGACCG GGAACGAGGCTGGAGAAAAATTGCTCGACTATTTGCATCCAGTGACGCCTGAGATAGCAGAGGATGTGGAAGACTTGCAGGCTGTGGAAACTATGACCATTCATGGAGTTCTTGGGCCAGGTACTGTTGAAAATTCGTGCCTGGAGGCATGTCATTTTGTATTTGGTGGCGATGTTTCTCTTGACACCAGAGGAAGATTACCAATGATGTCCCATACTT ACATTGGAAATCCTTATAGGTGGATCATCTCATAA